gctctaaaaaataatacattatatatagagagagagagagagagagattgggcAGCTGTATGCAAACATTGGCAAACATGATCTTATCAATGTATCACTATCAGTGGGCGAAAGCTTTAGCCTTGACCTTCGCCCCTTGAATAACACTCTATTAGGGACTTGTTTGTTTCCTGGCTGGTTCTGGCCAGTACTATACAAAATGGTTGGGAAAAGAGAGTGTGGCaagaggggcaattgccccttgGGCCACTGATTTACAAAGATTTTGGTCCACTAtcacaaatttatttttctcttttatttgctgAGGGTTGGGGAATCCAGAATAAGAACTTTAAGAAGCATTTAAACCTAGATTGGATCCTTTATGTGCCTCTTTTTTCACAGTCTCAAGACTAGTTAATGTGACTGATGCATTCTCATTTTGTGCGGCTAGATAATTGGGCCATTTAACTGGGCCGGTCCAGCAGACTGAGGGTTGCCCGTCCTCCACTGATAAATGATATAGGGTCTTGAGCATTGGTGAATACTAAGATGCCCATCAGTGGGTCCACGACACCAGAAATGAGATCCAAACAGGGAGTATTTATTATTGATCCCAAAACTGAAATATTGCACATGTATATTTCTGCTAAACAGGGGAGGAAAACCACTGCAAAATCATTTAACAGATTAACAGATTTTCCTGGGAACAAGTtattgttaaaaagaaaataatttgtttactAAGCTTACATTATGGCTCTAATAATACTATTGAAAGAATATATTTTCGATCCCtccatacatagatacatagagACTTACATACAGTGAATTACATAGTGTTATATGGTGGCTGTGGTGGCTTATATGGCTGCTCTGATTTGAACATTATGGGCCACTGAGAGAAGGCTTTATGTAGTCCAACCCAAGAATGTCTAGGTTACCAAGGATTTTATGCAGCATTCATATCACGTCTGGATTATATCGTCGCTATAGCCCTTTTTGGTGACTGTATTGGGTCACTTTGTTGGATGTCCCCCTGGCTGGATGATGACCCCTACCCTGTACTGCACACAGAGGGTCTCTCTGGGTCATTGAGACCGAGCCATTCTTTTGTTGagcacaggcagtatgataaggagtgtttttctagtagattgcTCTAAGATAACAGAATGTGGTACCCGTGAGTAACATACTGCTTTCTCAAATCATAATAgctttaaaaacttttaaacatAAGTGTGACGGGAGCGACCTgcaccccgactgggtacacccccCAGACAATGCTTCCTTCTGCCCATGGCCACCAGGAATACAGAACGTCCATCATCAGGTGGAAATAGCGTGAAGCACTGAgacttaccccaataacaagacagaacGAGTATtaaggtaaaacaggaactgacTTTACTGAAGAAACAATCAACACCAGCCTCAGAGAACCTTACAGTAGGCTTGCGCTGACTCACAACGCttaaaaacacaatatgcaaacaaaatgcaaaacacAATATGCAGAATACATTCAAATTAGAATACAACATAAGTGAGCTCTGGCTCTCTCGCTGTATGTTAAACATAAGTGCAGGTGGAGGAACCAGATCTTGCACTGGGAATATGTTATCCGTGACAATAAGATTTTTTGAAAACTCATTTTTTCATGTCACGCTAATGAAACTTTCTTTTTGGAATTTCCCTTAAAATAATAGTCACAGGTATTAGGAAACCAGTTTGGATTGCAAGCTCCCACTTCTCTTGCGGCACCATCCTGTCCTAATGTGTGTTCATGCTGGGAACTTGTATATCGCAAATGTTAATGTTTGATTCATTTCCACCATTCCCCAGTAATAGATCTACGGAGCCTGTTGGTTCtctgtaaatacatttaatataattaagtGCAACCACTTAGCCTTAATTACTGCTTCAGGTATCTACCAGCGCTAATGTCTCATCTGCGTCACTCTCCTTTTCACATACACTCTGACTACCTCCGAACCACTACCTGTATACGTCATTCACAATGTAAGATCACAAGCTTAAAGTCAATCATTCTTTGGTAGGAATTATATGGCAGAGTGCCACaaggctagattgtaagctctacaGGCAGAGTCTTACACTCCGGAGGCACTATTAGAGGcctttgtgttttattgcaaACCAAGTTCTCTAAATGTGGAAGTTTATGCATGAGTTTTGATGTGGCAGCCttgtacacaaacacatatatgacGTGTCTAACGTCTCGTCAGGCGTGTGTCAGGTTTACTACAAGGGATGGCTTTGGAGATCTGTGATTTTGTGGACACAAGTGGAGGCCAAATGTATCCTAGGGTAAAGAGTCATAATTTGTGCCCATTTGTTCTGCCCGGTTTCTAATCATTTTTGGCTCACATGCGGCCCATTTGACACCTATACCCTGTCTGGAAAGCCCTTGTATACTAAATGGGTTGGGACGCCAGTACTGCTATTACGCTGAGATCCCAAATGAAATAGTGCTGTAAAATTAGGACAGTTGGGTAAGTACAGCAAAACTGTTTTAAACAGATATTGATATAAggttagtcatttaccagctttATCTAAAATCTAATACAAAGGCTGATAAAAGAGAAATATTGCATCACAACTATTACATCACTACCACTGCATTGACACCTCCAGAGGCACAGACTGCTGTTCAAGCCTTGGAAAGTGAGCAAAGCATGGAAATATAGCTATGATACATTTTAGCTTAAACTTGCATTAacctaaaattatatatatatatatatatttatttattttttaagttaatgataacaaaaatgaaaggaaTTATGACGTTCCATGTTGCTATTGTTACTATGAGTTATAATTCTATTAGTGGTTAATCTTGTTACCAGCTGATGGCTGTGATAGACAGATGATGGGTCTTGACTTCAGGTGCTCCTTCCAGGCAGGGAGTGTGAAAGGCTGTATTGTAGCAGCATGCTGTGCCAGGTTCAACATATGTAAATTGGCCATTTGCCCAGGGGTACAAACCACGTAGGGGGTAGTTCCCCTGAAGACCCTGTGTTTGAAGGTCAGATTGTAGATTCACTTTGATAAAACGCCTCTGTGCGTAGGCATTACTTCACTTTCACTCCACCCCCTGTTTCTAACGAGGGGGGCATTGCGCAATAATTGGACTGCCAGCATTCTGGGAATTCCAGAAATGCGGAAGGAGAAAAACCTTCAATTCTGTTACTAGAGTTTATTTTACTCTCATTTTACTAGCATATTTTCTTTTGCAAGGCTTAGCAATACTCTGAGTATTCCCAAAGCATGCCCCAGTGTTGTCATGTTTTAGCACCTTGGTTCGCAAAGCAATGCTACACCCGGTGTATTGAGATGACTATGACGTCTGTCTACGAAAACTAGGTTCACATAGGTGATACAAAGATTGTTTTTAAGGGGTGGGCCAATAATGtccttcattttctttctgCATGGAAACCTGCAGTTTTCTTTTGGTGACATCATAGAAGTCTTTGCTTCAGATATTGAAGGATTAGGTTTTGGTAAGAGTGGGTTTATTCTGtaacttttcatttttacattctAATTAGTTctttatatatgcattttatgttttaattcctCTTATGCAGTTTTCTGCagtgttgcacttatggtggtTACTGTCCTAGGCCTAGGCCAGCCACGTATTGTCTCATCCTCCCTTCATGCATCCTCTGTGATGAaagccaggatatgacatcatatctctgcGCCTGACCTCAGAAGGATGTGGCAGGAGAGATATTATGCCGACACatacatgtaatgtaaatgGGCAAGTCGCAAAGCAGATTGGATCTTGGCAACCAGCTCATTgagcaggggtgtacctagagtaatTGGCACCCTTTTGGGGAAGTGAACCAGGAGGCCTGgttcagaagaaagaagacatggagAGAAGTGGAagtagacagaagaacaagagaaggcaagagaagaagcgtgAGATTTGGGgtgtggcacccctcagatgagtaGCACCCAGGCATGCACCCCGCCAAACAAATGCGCCACTGCCATTGAGTAATGGTGTGTTGGCTGCAGCCTTGGCAACCTAGACCAGAGCACACGCTGATTCTGAAATATTATAATGATGCCACAAACAACAGTGGACACCCAATGTTGATAAGTCACCGAACAGCAGCAAACCGTccctgcattttatttatttaaagtacaagttgccagatatgttttatgtggAACTGGCTGGACACGCACTCACGAGGACGCACAATTGTCTTTCTTCTCAAATCATGTAGATCTGAAGACAGACGCTGTCCTCTTTCAACAGTTTTCTTTGGTCTTTGTCTGTCCTTGCGTGTCTTCTGATAAGTGGCAGGTCTCTCTGTTTATCCGGGGTTAGATATAAAACAATTGTCAAAAGCTGTTTACAAGACTCTTAGATATAAAGTGTTTGCCGTCCTTGTTTGCTGGGCGGCCCTCACACCTATGAGACCCCCCTCTGTGCGCTTTAGATACTTGCCAGCGAGATAGCGGCTATCACTGGACCTTGGGAGAGCACCTGCTGGACTAGTAGGGTTCTCAAGGCTCGAGCACACATTAACAGACTCAGGCAAGCTCTCTATTAGTACAGTTATTGGATGAAATCTGTACATTTATCCGGCTTCCGTTCATTTTTCATGATAgctggttttattttaatttgataaAAATTAAAGATGTTGTTTTTGCTCTTTGGAGCatattaactatatatttaaaaagtaattaatcAGTAATATGGatgtgatgattttttttgtaagcatAGAAATCATTGAGGGGCCATGTATAAAAAGTTACTTGGTTACTGGTTTAAAAGGCTgatcttatcgccatagcaacaacCGTACTGGTCCAGTTAAGGCCACGTTTTATCTCTGCACTAAAACCctcatattttgttttccccTCCTTCGGTTTTTCCATGGCAGAGAAGACAGAGAGAAGAGATTATAGAAAGGAGAAATGATAGCATAAGAGGCCATAATCAGagacttagatgtaatgtaatgaggttttactttattgagaggatGGGaaataagtggagcagcctcccagtagaagtggtagcggTCAATATGTGCATTGGATAGGTATAAAGCCATCCAGATGAAAGCTATGCCTAAAGATTATTTTTACAGGATCACACATTTAGGTAATCCTGCTAATAATCACACATAGTGTACCCACTAATAACAAACATATAAGGTttcatttaatctttttttttcacagaataAATCAGGTCTTACTAAGGTAAGGTAAGGTCAGCTCAGTTTTCCGTTGTATGGGGGTATTTCGATTTAAATGTTACATAAGCAGCTGTGACACAGTATTCACTACTCCCATTTAGAGAACTAAGTTAAAGGGGTACTTTGAGATCGGTAGCAGCCTGTGGCATGACCAGCATCAGCTCATCATTTGCCCGTTCTCTCCGGTCTCATCGTTCCCCTTATATATACAGGAAAGAAAATCCCCGCTAGATAGCAGTAGGTAATATGTAGGGCTGGAAATCAGGCGActgctttattaaacaaatgacGCAAACCGTTCATCCCCATCCTCAAACACACGAGATGAAACGAAGTGTGAATCACGAAAGCGGTGGCTACAGGTTAATGGAGTCTTTGGATTagaataaatattcaaattacctacaaagtactttaatatgcattctttgttggtgggTCTAGGATAACCAAGACAAGCGACGCATCCAGTGACACATAGATGTATCCAGTAACACAGGCACTAGTACACACAAAGATACACAACAACGAATCTAACTTCCAGAATGAACCTTTATCATTTTTAGGCTAATGAATGAATTCATCTTTACAGTGTACTTGGTGGAAAATGGCAGCTGTGCTGACCGTGTCACATGCTAAAAtcacaatgcattttattgatTCCGAATGTCTTCTTTTGTATAAAGTAAACACTTCGCATTGATAAAGAAGAAGTCATTATGTTGTCTAACATTTACTTAACCTTATTAAAGtttcattcactcacacacccaaattaagtttattacCTTCCATCTGCCGCGTcgttataaatgcattttatactcTATATAACAAATAATGGTAACGCGGAGTGACTAACGGACCAGAAACAGACTTTGAACACCATTAAGTGTATACACTACATGATCTTATTAATGTGTAGATGTTAATCTTATTttgcattattaataatatatatatttacatattttctgttttaagtCTAAAAAGGAAATGGTACAATTTTATAATTGgtacaaatttaaattaaagtttATATGTGTAAATCATTAACCCTATTAACCGTTAAGTCTATGCAATGCATTGTACATCTTAACCATTCTTGGAGAGAGATACAAGCCCAGGGGTTACTGTAAAAGGGCTAAAAGTAGAACAAGGGACATTTTATTGATTGCACCACTTTAACCACTTTGCACAACTCTTAGTAAATAATCACCTTCTTGCTATCTTTATTaacttatatataaaattaggttATTTGTGCATTCTGTATTGTAAAGCTTGAATCCATCCCttacaagaagaaaaaatatacataaatattccgCTTTTGATGCCGTTAATCCTTActatcattttaaaacaaatgtacaaaatgtgcatatatatatatatatatatatatatatatatatatatatatatataatggataaccgcataaaataataatcagagGCGCTACATCGTCCATTATATCTGGCAAGTGCTGGAGGGTCTTGTGTACTCTACATAATAAAGACAAATTGGTGTTAATATTAATGACATAACGCTGATCAGATAAAtgatatagtgtatatttaatagaagaaaaaaataactgagTCAGTTAATTGAAGGTTTTATGCTTATTACTGAAGCACAGCAGTATCCCTCTAAGCCTTTTCTAATTGGAAGCAGCGATGGAAATGTGGCTTATTaggcacaaattaaatatttttttttctaaaagggAAAGTCCCATGGAAATACACTGCTAGATCTATCTTTCATTTTATGGGCGttaaataaagtacattttagtGAATTCTAAATAGGGTTTGGTGTGTGCGggtgtgaaaatgtattttggggagAACATGCTTCCTGGACAGATTTGGCGCTTGGGTTTAAATGTTCTGGTCTGTGGTTGGTTCATCATTAATGTCAAAATCTCAATCGGGGtaaaacactaataataataataaaaaaaagaccaataAATTCATATGTTCTTGGTTTTGCAGGCTCACGCTATGGTTTGGCACACATACGACACCCACTTCCGCCAATTCCAAAAGGGCTACCTGTCAGTGACACTGGGCTCCCACTGGATAGAACCAGAGAAGggaaacattaaccctttaaccgtCAAGATATGCCAGGAATCCATGGAAACCGTACTTGGCCGATTTGCAAAACCAATTTATGGCGATGGAGATTATCCCGAAATCCTAAAGCATAAATACAGCTCCATTTTACCCAATTTTACAGAAGCAGAAAAGACTTACGTAAAAGGCACGGCAGACTTCTTTGCGTTTTCCTTCGGACCCAATAACTTCAAGCGCCCAAACGATGCGGCGAAATTGGGTCgggttttaattcatttaagaGGGGCATTAAACTGGATTAAGATGGAATACGACAACCCCAGAATCTTAATTACAGAAAACGGCTGGTTCTCAAACAGCAACATCAGAACCGAAGACACCACAACAGTATACATCATGAAGAAGTTCATCAACGATGTTCTTCAAGGTGAGCAGAGTTCTGGGGCAAATACCACATTTTTAGTATTAGCGACAAACCTACAGTACATATCGGCAACGGACAGAAAAGGGTATGGCTGCGGGCAGAGATTTACCGGTTTATCATTGACTTCTAGTTATATGTAATCAGGTACTTAAACCTAAACAGTCCTAAAGCATTGTATTTACGCAAATACATCTCTGTACTCATTCACTGCAGTTTAAACACCGTTTATTACAGGTATTACTGCCGTAGACCTCTCTGGTATAACAAAGATAATGGTACTTGACATCCATTCtcctttttgggggggtcgaTGCTGCAAACAGCTATTGACAGATAAGGGAGATTGCgtcttatataatataaagcgAGGTTAGGGGATATTTAACTTCAGCCCCTGTGATTTACTTAAATATGGGACCACCTTAAACAACTTTAATTTTATTCTCCCTTGTAGTACATCATCCACTTCCTTGTCCAAgtgagataatatatatatatatatatatatatatatatatatacactatataaatacacaaacactatatatatactatatatatagatatatatatatatatatatatatacacacacacacagagtgcaccctttccacaaatcaatcgATGCATACATTAAGCGAAACAAAGTATCaaccaataaatatatgtatatatataattctttttatcaatttgttttttttttgcagctatTAAATACGACAATATTCAGGTGTTTGGTTATACTGCGTGGTCCCTGGTAGACGGCTTTGAATGGCAAGATGGCTACAAAATAAGACGAGGATTGTTTTATTCTGATTTCAACAGCAAGGATAAAAAGATAATGCCCAAGTCGTCTGCATTTTATTATAAGCAAATTATACGTGATAATGGCTTCCCTCGAACGGAGGCGACGGCTGCAGTAAATGGGCAGTTCCCGTGTAGCTTCTCCTGGGGAGTAACGGATTCCGTGTTAAAGGTAAGACATGTTTTATTTGGTGTGACTACAAGCCGGTTACTGTGTCATTGCCAGCCTCCAAGAATATTTCGTACTATTGCTTAACACAATATGGGGTGAAATGAGCTCATTTGGTAAAGGTGATACCTGGCTAACTGAGGTGCATTAGACTGCAAGCTTTTCAGACAGGTATGTCTTCTTTAGACATATTACACAGTTGAAATCTAATACAATTTTGTTAGCCGCATCACCCGATTAGCTTATTTCCTTTCCATTGAGTTCTCCACAGAGTCAGCTATGCATCATTCAGGGCCAACTCTTAAGGGATAACTCCTGGGGGTTTCTCTTCGTATCTGAATTTCACTTCAATTAAAGCACGATTTACAGTTTAGTAAATGAGCTTCCTTGTGGAGGCCATCAAGAACCCTTCTTTGGTATGGTTTGAGCACCCATTACGCAGACAGCTAGAAAAAAGTTGGATCATATGTGTTTtagctgaaaaaaaagacaacttgTTGATAATTCTTTCCATGTATTGTTTGGAAGGTTGCAGTTTAGTTTTAGATAAGTAATAACATCCCGTGCCCCTGCCCATGGGGCTTTCTATTGTCATTCTCGTGTCAGACTAACAAGGATGTGGTCACTGGCCCAAGATCAAAAGAAATTGGCTCCAGGAGTAGATGTTTGTTAAGAACGTTTGGAGACCGTATCTTACAAGAGAGCTAATCTTTTACTATGTGTTCATTTCCTTAAAGGTTTCCAAAGAAACAACCCTGCAGAACGGTTACCTAGAGCAAATCGAgccaaattaaaatgaatatatgttggggggtttttttgtccagggttgtttttttcttttcatgcagaattaaactttttttcagcTAAATGTTTACTTTAACCTTGTATACATTTCAGCATTGACAGGGGCTCAATAAAGATAAGGTGTATACTGGAGACAATACGAAATAAGGATTATGGCCATCAGTTCACTGTTGCAGCTATATTTAAATGCAAGggccaataaaaaatattttgatctaTTATAATTAAATTCTGTGTAGCACAAActacacattttaaatgaaCGTCACCGGGTTAAAGGGGAAATGTGGTCATCCAaactttttacattaaattggAGTAGAAAAACTATACAGTTCCTTTGCATTTCACATTTCCATTGATATTACCTTTAATGAGAGGcatatggaaaatgtataattcatacagcttcatgtacacacatatatatatatatatatatgaagaacTTTTCTATGATGCTATTAAAGTCTCAAGTAAATCATCAGGGTCATAGAGTCTAGAGCACCATCATAATCGCACTGTGCTGTTTTTCTTACTCGTCTAACCAAGTTGAATTCCATTAAATACAGATAAAGTTACGTTAGAACATGTCTCCTTGACCACAGcctttaaaacaatttaattacCTAAATCGGCAAGAcactataatatatgtatattagtgGACCCTGAGAGTTTTTCTAGGTATAGCCTTGTAGGACTCTTGCGGACTGTTATTTTCATCAATTACAGTATTCTACAGAAATATCAcaatagagaaaaaaagtacaagcaggtatataaattgtaaaataattgagtttttttcctttttttcttgttttccacAGCCCGAACTAATGCCTTCATCCCCCCAGTTTGTTGACCAGCGGCTGTACAAGTGGAATATTACTGGGAATGGGTTTCTGCATCCGGTTGAAGGTGTGATACTCAAGACACGGCCTGCTCAATGCACTGATTTCATCACCGTTAAGAAACAGCTATCCCTGTTGACAAGAATGAAAGTCACCGACTATAGATTTGCCCTGAACTGGTCCTTGATTTTACCCAAAGGAGACTTGTCTGTCATCAACAGGGAGGTCCTCAGATATTATCGATGCATGATCGAGGAAGCATCTAATAATGGAATCAAGGCCATggtgacactctactacccaACACATGCATCTTTGAGCCTTCCAGGACCCTTGGCGGAACATGGTGGATGGTTAAACAGAAGTATTATCCAGGCCTTCAGTGACTACGCCGATATGTGCTTCAGGGAACTGGGTGACTTGGTAAAGCAATGGATAACCATCAATGAACCAAATCGGCTGAGCCAATATTacaataatagtagtaatatcACCTATCAGCCAGTGCACAATGTACTCATAGCTCACTCCAAGGCCTGGCATTTGTATGACAAGAAATACAGACCCACTCAACATGGCCAGGTATCCTTAGCTCTACATACAGACTGGGCTGAGCCCGCTAACCCATTCTTAAAATCTCACGCAGAAGCCGCGGAAAGATTCTTGCAGTTTGATATCGCATGGCTCGCCGAACCAATTTTTGGTTCCGGTGAATATCCAACCCAAATGAGGCATTACATTCaagcaaagaacaaaaaaggcCTGTCCAATTCCTACTTGCCACATTTTACTGAAGAAGAGAAAAGGCTAGTTAGAGGCTCAGCTGATTTCTTTGCCCTGAACCATTTTACCACCAGACTGGTTATACATGAGACCAAGAACGGTAGTAGACACGACTATGACCGCGACATCCATTTTCTCTCTGATGCCACGTGTCTCACTTCAGGGAGCGGGTTAGCCGTTGTCCCATCAGGGATACGCAAAATCTTAAACTGGATAAAAGCGAAGTATGGAGATATTCCCATTTATATAACAGCGAATGGGATTGATGACAAGTCATCCAGCAATGATGACCTGAGAATATATTACTTAAAACAATACAGCCAACAGATCTTACTAGGTAAGTCAATCAATCAATCTGGTCCTATCTGTCAGCTGGATATTTGCTTCTGGGATCGTAGAATATTTTAAAGGTACCCTATAGTCATACATTGAGGTAAAATGGCCTTGTTGCATGGGTTCTGGTACTTTTCACTGCATGCAAATACATGCGTGTTTTCATCTTTTTATTCGAGTTGAAAAATTAGACTCCtgttttgtcttcttctttctgGTCTGCCTATACCGAACCATTTAGCAAACTTAAGTACATTTCTCTATACACGTGCAGTAGCGTATGGGAGTTCCTCTAACGTACCTGCAAGTTGCGCTTGCTTTGAAATCATTGGGAGTGCGCTGAAATCAGGGCGTCCATCTTGGGGCCCAGTGCATGCGTAACCCCCAAGCTTCTCCTACATAAACACAGtaacacttatacacacacacattaacatatttcCACACtatcatactaacacacagtaacatacttacacatactaacacacggtaacatacctacacatactaacacacacacagtaaaatacttacacacacagtaacattttCACACcatcatactaacacacagtaacatactaacacattctaacacacacagtaaaatactgacatacataaacacacactaatat
The DNA window shown above is from Spea bombifrons isolate aSpeBom1 chromosome 1, aSpeBom1.2.pri, whole genome shotgun sequence and carries:
- the KLB gene encoding beta-klotho; this translates as MGGMWIFVALLFIRPVAGSPGEGRIVWERSRLLDPLNESQLFTHGTFPQDFLWGVGSSSLQAEDDNSNRGPSIWDRFMRTHQTWLTNSSHYENHPGDISTSFSHNDLPALEFLGVHFYHFSISWSRLFPHGNHIVNEHGVLYYNTLIDLLLSRRVRPVVTLYHWDLPLSIQEKYGGWANESISYLFNDYAKLCFQRFGDRVKYWITMHNPYLIALHGYGTAMHAPWQRGSEAQVSAAAHNLIKAHAMVWHTYDTHFRQFQKGYLSVTLGSHWIEPEKGNINPLTVKICQESMETVLGRFAKPIYGDGDYPEILKHKYSSILPNFTEAEKTYVKGTADFFAFSFGPNNFKRPNDAAKLGRVLIHLRGALNWIKMEYDNPRILITENGWFSNSNIRTEDTTTVYIMKKFINDVLQAIKYDNIQVFGYTAWSLVDGFEWQDGYKIRRGLFYSDFNSKDKKIMPKSSAFYYKQIIRDNGFPRTEATAAVNGQFPCSFSWGVTDSVLKPELMPSSPQFVDQRLYKWNITGNGFLHPVEGVILKTRPAQCTDFITVKKQLSLLTRMKVTDYRFALNWSLILPKGDLSVINREVLRYYRCMIEEASNNGIKAMVTLYYPTHASLSLPGPLAEHGGWLNRSIIQAFSDYADMCFRELGDLVKQWITINEPNRLSQYYNNSSNITYQPVHNVLIAHSKAWHLYDKKYRPTQHGQVSLALHTDWAEPANPFLKSHAEAAERFLQFDIAWLAEPIFGSGEYPTQMRHYIQAKNKKGLSNSYLPHFTEEEKRLVRGSADFFALNHFTTRLVIHETKNGSRHDYDRDIHFLSDATCLTSGSGLAVVPSGIRKILNWIKAKYGDIPIYITANGIDDKSSSNDDLRIYYLKQYSQQILLAYLQDKINVKGYYAFKLTDKTRPQYGFYNSALYNMKAKASVDVYNALVNANGFPFDQPHNMCKTDPEDKQCSFCTFVQQKKPLIFFSFCLFTTSVLLLTVTLVRKYKKKRRKLRPTKNEQTVCFLFKKKDGFSHC